The nucleotide window TTTAGGCAAGAATAAAGAAGTTTCGTCTACACTTTAAGGTTATTAGTCGAAATTTACCTGTTTTTCAGGTGGTATTAATTCCTGATTTATAATATAATAGTATCTTTGAAGTGTGATGTAAAAATCACATTTCTTTTTCATAGCAATTTTCCCACTCAATTTTATTGAGTGGGTTTTTTGTTTATGGTGATGTTTAGCAAACGTTTTCGTAATTATTCAAAACCAAATTATTAATTCTTTACAACATTTTGTATTTTGCCAAGACTAATCAAAGCTCTACAGGTATGAGCTTTAAATCTATAAAAATGAGTATAATTATTAGTGTACACGCACGTCAAATATTTGATTCAAGAGGTAACCCAACTGTAGAAGTAGATGTTACTACAGAAAACGGAGTTGTAGGTAGAGCAGCTGTTCCTTCAGGTGCTTCTACAGGAGAACATGAAGCTGTAGAGCTTAGAGATGGTGGAAAAGATTACATGGGTAAAGGTGTTTTAAAAGCCGTAGAAAATGTAAATAATACTATTGCTGAGGAGCTTTTAGGTGTTTCTGTGTTTGAGCAAAACGCAATTGATCAATTAATGATTGATTTAGATGGTACTAGCAATAAATCAAAATTAGGAGCAAATGCAATTTTAGGTGTATCATTAGCAGCAGCAAAAGCAGCAGCAAATGAATTAGGTATGCCTTTATATAGATATGTTGGTGGTGTTTCTGCAAATACATTACCATTACCAATGATGAATATAATTAATGGAGGTTCTCATTCAGATGCTCCAATTGCATTTCAAGAATTTATGGTAATGCCAGTAAAGGCAAATAATTTTTCTGAGGCTATGAAAATGGGTTCTGAAATTTTTCATAATTTAAAGAAAGTTTTACACGATAGAAATTTATCTACTGCAGTGGGTGATGAAGGTGGTTTTGCACCAACATTAGAAGGTACAGAAGACGCTTTAGATACAATTGCATTGGCTGTTAAAAATGCAGGGTATTCTTTTGGAGACGAAATTATGATTGCCTTAGATTGTGCAGCAGCTGAATTTTATGTTGATGGAGCTTACGATTATACAAAATTTGAAGGAAGTAAAGGAAAAGTTAGAACTAGCCAAGAACAAGCAGACTATTTAGCTGAGTTAGCTGCTAATTACCCAATTATCTCTATAGAAGATGGAATGGATGAGAATGATTGGGATGGATGGAAATACCTTACTGACAAAGTAGGAGATAAAGTTCAATTAGTTGGAGATGATTTATTTGTAACTAATGTAGAAAGATTATCTAAAGGAATTAATAATGGTATTGCCAATTCAATTTTAATAAAGGTAAATCAAATTGGTACTTTAACAGAAACTATTGCTGCAGTAAATATGGCTAAAAACGCTGGTTATACTTCTGTAATGTCTCATAGATCAGGAGAAACAGAAGATAATACTATTGCAGACTTAGCTGTAGCCTTGAACTGTGGACAAATAAAAACAGGTTCTGCCTCACGTTCAGATAGAATGGCTAAATACAATCAATTATTAAGAATTGAAGAAGCCTTAGGATCAACTGCTTATTTTCCAAAAGAAAACGCTTTTAAGATATAATTAAAAAAGTAGTATATATTTAAAAACCTTGCAATATTCTTGCAAGGTTTTCTTATTTATTAAGGTATTGTTAAATAAATCAATTTTATATTTTAATACTAAAAATCTATATCTGTATCCTTTTAAAATATTTTTAAATATGGTATCTTCGTGCAAAGAAAA belongs to Polaribacter dokdonensis and includes:
- the eno gene encoding phosphopyruvate hydratase → MSIIISVHARQIFDSRGNPTVEVDVTTENGVVGRAAVPSGASTGEHEAVELRDGGKDYMGKGVLKAVENVNNTIAEELLGVSVFEQNAIDQLMIDLDGTSNKSKLGANAILGVSLAAAKAAANELGMPLYRYVGGVSANTLPLPMMNIINGGSHSDAPIAFQEFMVMPVKANNFSEAMKMGSEIFHNLKKVLHDRNLSTAVGDEGGFAPTLEGTEDALDTIALAVKNAGYSFGDEIMIALDCAAAEFYVDGAYDYTKFEGSKGKVRTSQEQADYLAELAANYPIISIEDGMDENDWDGWKYLTDKVGDKVQLVGDDLFVTNVERLSKGINNGIANSILIKVNQIGTLTETIAAVNMAKNAGYTSVMSHRSGETEDNTIADLAVALNCGQIKTGSASRSDRMAKYNQLLRIEEALGSTAYFPKENAFKI